The Candidatus Nitrosoglobus terrae genome segment AGTATCTAGATCTAATTAGCTCATCCTAATTTTAGAGATATTCTTGTTAGCTTGATTAAGGAGAACAATATGGTTAAAAAAAATGCATTTTACGCTCAGTCAGGGGGTGTTTCCGCCGTTATTAATGCTTCTGCTTGCGGGCTTATTGAGACTGCTCGGCAATACTCGTCTAGCATCGGTAAGGTTTATGCGGGGCGTAATGGCATTATTGGTGCTTTAATGGAAAATCTGATTGATACTAGCCAAGAAAGCGATGACGCTATTAGGGCTTTACGGCACACTCCAGGGGGAGCATTCGGATCTTGCCGCTATAAACTCAAGAGACTTGAAGGGAACAAAGACGAATATGAGCGTTTAATTAGAGTGTTTAAAGCCCATGATATAGGGTATTTTTTTTATAATGGGGGCGGTGACTCCCAAGATACTGCTTATAAGGTATCTCAAATTGGAGATCGGCTAGGATACCCTGTGGTTTGTATTGGCATTCCTAAAACCATAGATAATGATTTGGCGGTGACGGATAACAGTCCAGGATTTGGATCGGTTGCAAAATATGTGGCCGTCTCAGTGCGAGAGGCTGCTTTAGATGTGCTCTCTATGGCCTTAACTTCAACAAAAGTTTTCATTTTAGAGGTTATGGGTCGCCATGCAGGTTGGATTGCTGCTGCAAGCGGTTTAGCTGCAATGCAAGCGGGGGATGCGCCTCATATTATCTTGTTTCCTGAAATTCCTTTTAATGAAGATCAATTTCTCCGTAAAGTGAATAGCAGCGTTAAGGATTATGGGTATTGCGTGATTGTGGCCTCAGAAGGCGTACGTAATGAGGTAGGCCAGTTTTTATCTGCTATGAGCGCTCAGCAAGATGCCTTTGGTCATGCCCAGCTTGGCGGCTTAGCGCCTTTTTTAGCTCAGATAGTAAAGGAGAAGCTAGGTTATAAATACCATTGGGCGGTATCAGATTATCTACAGCGATCGGCTCGGCATATTGCCTCCCAAGTAGATGTTGAACAAGCCTATCAAGTTGGTAAAGCTGCTGTGGAGTTGGCGGTTAAGGGTGAGAATGCGGTGATGCCTATCATTATACGTACATCCCAGGATCCCTATCGCTGGGAGATTGGATCAACTGCGCTGAAAAATGTAGCTAATGTGGAAAAGAAATTGCCTCAAAATTTTATTACCCAAGAAGGCTTTGGGATTACGCAAGCAGCTCATTCTTATTTAGCGCCCTTAATTGATGGGGAAGACTACCCTCCTTATAAGCATGGATTACCTGTCTATGTACAACTTAAAAATATTCCAGTTGAGAAGAAGCTTAAGGAAACATTTATCTTAACTTAAGCTAGAGTAATTAGAAGTAGCGCGAATAAATTAGGCTACCGTAGGATGCTTTAGCCCATAGCTTCAGGGTAGCCTAAATATGAAAGTTTACAGTATTAAGTAAGCGTCGAAGAAGAAGCTAGGATTCCTAATGTTATTAACATTATCTAATCTGACTAGAGATAAAGCTGGATAACGCACTGCTTAATGTGGCTCCAAGCTGATTGGCAAACCGTTCTAACAATCTAGGCTTAGAAGTGTAGTCAACGATTTTTTCTGTCTTTAAGATCTCGTGGGCCACATAGTCGCTACTTCCTAAACCGTCTATTAGCCCGAGGGTAAGAGCTTCTTCTCCTGTCCATACTAGGCCGCTGAAAAGAGAGGGATCATCTTTAAGTCGATCTCCTCGGCCTTCTTTTACTTTCTGAATGAATTGCTCATGGATATTAGTTAACATTTTCTGGATATGCTGGCGGTCAGATTCTGCTGTTGGTGAGAATGGGTCAAGAAAACCTTTGTGATCTCCTGCCGTGAATAAACGCCGCTCTATCCCTAATTTTTCCATAGCCTCGACAAATCCGAAGCTGTTAAGCAATACGCCAATAGAGCCTACGAGGCTTGCTTTATCCGCATAAATTTTATCTGCTGCCACT includes the following:
- a CDS encoding 6-phosphofructokinase, which translates into the protein MVKKNAFYAQSGGVSAVINASACGLIETARQYSSSIGKVYAGRNGIIGALMENLIDTSQESDDAIRALRHTPGGAFGSCRYKLKRLEGNKDEYERLIRVFKAHDIGYFFYNGGGDSQDTAYKVSQIGDRLGYPVVCIGIPKTIDNDLAVTDNSPGFGSVAKYVAVSVREAALDVLSMALTSTKVFILEVMGRHAGWIAAASGLAAMQAGDAPHIILFPEIPFNEDQFLRKVNSSVKDYGYCVIVASEGVRNEVGQFLSAMSAQQDAFGHAQLGGLAPFLAQIVKEKLGYKYHWAVSDYLQRSARHIASQVDVEQAYQVGKAAVELAVKGENAVMPIIIRTSQDPYRWEIGSTALKNVANVEKKLPQNFITQEGFGITQAAHSYLAPLIDGEDYPPYKHGLPVYVQLKNIPVEKKLKETFILT
- the sppA gene encoding signal peptide peptidase SppA, whose translation is MSEQNPSIPLSPKKAKEQLSWEQETLQRLAFSALKEQQRARRWSIFFKILFFAYLITVLWLYSLDRASAPGISTPHTALIDIDGVITADLPASAENIKKGLQAAFENEHTTGVILRINSPGGSPVQAGYINDEIHRLHQKHSKIPIYAVITDICASGGYYIAVAADKIYADKASLVGSIGVLLNSFGFVEAMEKLGIERRLFTAGDHKGFLDPFSPTAESDRQHIQKMLTNIHEQFIQKVKEGRGDRLKDDPSLFSGLVWTGEEALTLGLIDGLGSSDYVAHEILKTEKIVDYTSKPRLLERFANQLGATLSSALSSFISSQIR